The sequence AGGGAACGCAAGGCGGGGCGACTAGGCAGCCACAGTCTCCGTGCTGCCGGTGCGCTGGCGGCGGGTCAGGAAGCCGAAGAGCACTTTGCCAATCGCGGCGACGAGGTTGCCCTCCAACTCCTTGAACATGTTCATGTTCAGGTGGAAGGCTTCGTTGGCTTCTTCCACAATCCGGTCGGCCATGGGCTGATCGATCGGAAGGGTGTCCATCGCCGAGCGATAGGTGCCCTTAAAGGCCTTTTCGTCTGAGATGGCATCGAACTCATAAAAGTGGAGACCGTCGTCTCCACCAAGGTTCATGGCCTTCTGGGCGATGTTCTTCAGGATCTGACCACCGGAGAGATCGCCGAGATAGCGGGTGTAGTGGTGACCCACAAGCAACTCGGGCGACTCCTTGGCCACCTGATGGATGCGCTCGACGTAGACGCTGGCGGAAGGTGACGGCTGAATGGTCTGCTTCCAGTCCGAGCCGAAGTAATAGGCCAGGTCCTTCTCAAGGGCCTCACGACGGTTCAGCTGTTCGAAGGCGATTGGGGCGAGGACCGGGTTGTCTTTCAACCGGGCGAACTCGTCCTCCATTGCCCCGTAGACGAAATAGAGGTCGGCCACCAGCTTGCGGTAGCTCGCCTTATCCACGACGCCCTTGAGAAAGCAGCTCACAAAGCCAGTGTTCTCGGCCATGGTGTGGGACTTCTTGGTCCCTTCACGCAACTGGGCAGCAAGAGCGACAGACATGTCCTTGAAATCGTGGTCGTGCCGTTGAGCACGGTCAGGAGAATCAAAGTAAGGGGAAGGTTGCGGTGGATGAGCCCAAGATTGCGAAGGGTTACGCCACGTCTGCTTCGCTCGCTCCTCTCTCAAACAGGTCGAAGAGCTCAGCGCAGAACTGCTTGAGCTTGAGGGTCACGGACTCAACCGGCGGATGGGTCCCGGCGGGGAGCCACTCCCCCAGGGTGGTGAGCCTCCAGCGCTCACTCTCGTAGGTCAAACCTCGAATGGTGACCCCCAGCAGACTGGGCTTGGCCTCCGTCACCCCCTCAGACAGGCTCAGCTGGAGCAAGAACGAGCGGCACTGGCTACGGGGACTCCAGCCGGGGAGATGAAACGACAGGTCAAGGGTCTGCTGATCCTCATAGGCGCGGGTTTGGGGGTCATCACGCCAAGGACGCAGATTCGGACGTGCATCAGGGAAGTGCTGGCGAAATAGCGCGGCAACAGAAGCGATCAACTGGGCGAGCTCCAGCGATCGAGCCTGGTCGCCTGCATTCATGCGTGTCTCCGGCTGCAGAACCCTGTTTGGCCGAAACCTAGGCTCACCTTCAGTGTTTTGCCGCAGCCATGGCGACCTTCGAGAAGCTCACCGCCCCCACGCAAGGAACGGCCATTCGCTTCGAGAACGGTCAGCCCATCGTTCCCAACGACCCCATCATTCCCTTCATTCGTGGTGATGGCACCGGCGTTGACATCTGGCCGGCCACCCAGAAGGTGCTGGATGCGGCAATCGCCAAGGCCTACGGCGGCGAGCGCCGGATCGAATGGTTCAAGGTCTATGCCGGCGATGAGGCCTGCGACCTCTACGGCACCTATCAGTACCTGCCCGAAGACACCCTCGAAGCGGTGCGTCGGTACGGCGTCGCCATCAAGGGTCCTCTGACCACCCCAGTTGGAGGAGGCATCCGGTCGCTGAACGTGGCCCTGCGGCAGATCTTTGACCTCTATTCCTGCGTGCGTCCTTGCCGCTACTACGAAGGGACACCCAGCCCGCACAAACGGCCCCAAGACCTCGATGTGATCGTCTACCGCGAGAACACTGAAGACATCTATATGGGTGTCGAGTGGGAAGCGAACGATCCGGTCGGCCAGGAGCTGCGCAAACACCTCAATGAGGTAGTGATTCCGGCTAACGGGAAGCTCGGTAAGCGGCAGATTCCTGAGGGTTCAGGGATCGGCATCAAGCCCGTCAGCAAGGACGGCAGCCAGCGCCATATCCGTAAGGCGATCCAGCACGCCCTACGGATGGAAGGCAAAAAGCGCCACGTGACCCTGGTGCACAAGGGCAACATCATGAAATTCACGGAGGGCGCCTTCCGCGATTGGGGTTATGAGCTGGCAACGACGGAATTCCGTGCTGACTGCGTCACAGAGCGTGAGAGCTGGATCCTGGACAACGCCGATCGGAACCCTGGGCTGAGTGTTGAGGCCAACGCCAAGATGATCGACCCGGGCTACGACAGCCTGACCCCCGAGAAAAAAGAAGCGATCTGCGCTGAGGTGCAGGGGGTGATCGATACCATCGGAGCCACCCATGGCGGCGGCAAATGGAAGCAGATGGTGATGGTCGATGACCGCATCGCCGACAGCATCTTCCAGCAGATCCAAACCCGCCCTGCGGACTACTCGATCCTGGCCACCTTGAACCTCAACGGTGACTACATCTCAGACGCCGCTGCAGCGGTGGTCGGCGGATTGGGCATGGCCCCTGGCGCCAACATTGGCGACACCGCTGCCATTTTTGAGGCAACCCACGGCACAGCCCCCAAACATGCCGGCCTCGATCGCATCAACCCGGGCTCGGTGATCTTGAGCGGCGTAATGATGCTCGAGTACATGGGCTGGCAGGAAGCCGCTGATTTGGTCACCAAAGGAATCAGTGCTGCGATTGCCAATCAGGAGGTCACCTATGACCTGGCCCGCTTAATGGAGCCCCCTGTTGAACCGGTCAGCTGCAGTGGGTTTGCCGACGCTGTGATTAACCATTTCGGAGCCTGATTCAGGCGAACAGAGGTACGTGAGCCAATTGGAACAAGCTGCCCCAGACAAAGCCCTCCCGCTTGGTCTGGGGTTGATTGTGCTTGTTCTGGTTGGATCGCTGTGGGGCTGCCTTGGTTTCATCAGCGAATGGGCTGGCATTGAGGCTGGCCTGCCAGAAGAGCTGGCGCACCGCCTGTTTCGAGCCATTGGCTTCGGAACAGCTGGCCTGACATGTGCGCTGTCGATCTGGACGGTTTACAGGATTCCGAGCTGGAGAAAACAAGCCGCCATCGGAGTGATTCTGTATCTGTTTCTTCTCTGGCTGACCCCTCGATCATTCACCTATGACACCGGGCTTTATCACCTACCTCTGATTAACCACCTCAATCAAATCGGTCTGGAGTGGAATCTGGGTTGGCTTCATAGCCGTTATGCCTTTTTTAATCTGCTGCTCTACGGGCAGGGTGCTCTATCACGACTAGCGGGAACAGTGGCACTGCCATCGCTCAATGGCCTGGTGCTCACTGGAACACTTCTCGTCTTAGCCGAAAACGTCAAAAAGAATCATCGAGTACTCGTAGCTTCAGTTGTGGTGACCGGAGCCCTTCTGCTGCCGAGCGAGTCAACAGAAAGCTTCCATTCATTCAACGCGGATTTTTCACTGGGCTGCATCTTCCTCGTGTGCTGCATTTTGGTCAGCAACAACGATGCGGCGAACCGGAAACTGTCACTTATAACAACAGGCATCAGTGCTTTTCTACCTCTCATCAAGGTGAGTGGCTTGTTCTTGCTGCCAGTGGTCCTGGCTGGCTACCTAAAACGATGGGACTGGCAGCGGCTTCGGAGTGACATAAAAACGCTTGTTCCGTTGATTGCATTGCTGACTGTTATCACGTGTGGATTTGGTTACATCACAACGGGATATCTCTCCTATCCACTTGCACAGACTGGACCTCTTCGAGCAGAGGCCATCAGTAAAGAGGCAACGATTAAGGAGTCAAAGTTCAGCACGATGGCCTGGGCACGCTTTGCCTACAGCGATCAAGTCGATGCCATGAAGGCTGACGCCTCACCAGGTGAGTGGCTTCCTAAATGGGCGCAATCGCTCAATGGAAAGCGCATGCTGACCTACACCGCGATCAGCCTGGCTTGCTCCTGTATTGGATGGGCAACAGCAAAACAAAGCCGATGGACCGTCTTGCTCACAGCCAACACAGTTTTTTGGATCTTTTCAGTCCTGATGCTGCCGCCTGATCCGAGATTCTATTTTGGGCCAATCCTGCTCACTCTCTATGGTTCAACCCAGTGGATAAATGTCAGAGGAACCAATGGGGTTGACCTGCAAAAACAGCCCGAAAGAGTATTTATTACAGCAACATTGTCTATCTTGATGTTCACTTCTCTGTGGAGGATTTCAAACATATCTAGGAATACTTTCCCAGAAGCAACTCTCTTCTATCAGGATGGATCGAGGGGCTTCTACACACCCCGCTACAGCCGGCCAATCAGCCACCCCGCAGCCGGTGCATGCTGGGAGCTACCCGCCCCCTGTTCTCCTTAGAAGATCGAATAGATAAACGGCGCAACAACGGATCCCTGGGTGAACACAAGAAGCGAACCCATCAAGACAATCGTGATGATGAGAGGAGCCAGCCAATACTTCTTACGGACCTTGAGGAAGTCCCAGACATCTTTAAGAAGATCCAAAAAAGCTTCCATCGTGCAATCAGAAAATGCGGGTTAAATCAACAGACTTGTGTTTAGTCTGTTCGCGATAGGACTGAAGCCTTGCGCGCTTGCGCTTCAAAGGATCGTAGCCGGTCAAACGCATGACGTAGGCGATGGGCTGAAGAACAATTAGGAAGACAGCTCCAAGAATCAAGTGACTATTAACCCAACCCAAGATGTGGCCAAGCTTCATCCAGCCCTGGTAAGGCCATTGAAGTGCTCGGGGAGCGAACAAAGCCAACGTCAGACTTGGCACTCCTATGAGAAATGGCCAAAGAGGTTGGTGATGGCCTTTGAGAGCCGGAATCAACAAACCAAAAACTACAGGAAAGACGATTCCCAGCAGGATTCCGAAGTCACGGAGCTGCTTCTTGGAGGGATGTGATGACTGCGACATGATTAATCGAGTTCAAACTCCTGCTTCCAACTTTCATCAGCCTCATCTTGAGGCTGCTCATCCTTGAACAACAGCTGGTTCTGAAGCACCAGCACATCCATCTCCGTCCGCATAAAACAGCGATAGGCGTCCTGAGGCGTGCAAACAATCGGCTCACCACGAACGTTGAACGATGTATTCACAATGGTCGGACAACCTGTTCTTCGCTGAAACGCCTTGATCAAATTGAAATAGCGGGGATTGGTTCGATCAGAAACGGTCTGAACGCGGGCTGAGTAATCCACATGGGTAATGGCTGGAAGGGATGAGCGGGGAATATTGAGCTTTTCGATTCCAAAAAGCTTGTCCTGCTTGGCTGTCATGGGCTGGCAAAGCTCTTTCTTGACCGGCGCTACAAGAAGCATGTAAGGGCTTTTGGCATTGAGCTCAAACTGATTCGAGACTTCCTGTTCAAGGACAGATGGAGCAAAAGGGCGGAAGCTTTCACGGTACTTAATTTTCAAGTTCATCACGCTCTGCATCTGCTGATTGCGCGGATCGCCGATGATTGAACGTGCACCTAGAGCGCGCGGTCCAAATTCCATCCTTCCGTTGAACCAGCCCACCACTTTTCCTTGATCCAAAAGCTCAGCCAAACGATCAAAAAGAAGCGGGTCCTCCAGGGCGTGGAACGGAGCCTTAATGCTGGTGAGGTAATCGCGGATTTCGGAGTTCGAAAAGGTGGGACCGAGATAGGTGCCCTTCATTGCATCGCCGGCCACGGGTCGGCGGCTGGATTTGAAGTGCTGATGCCAAGCCACCAATGCAGCACCAAGGGCTGAACCCGCATCGCCACTGGCTGGCTGAATCCAGATCTGATCAAAGATGCCCGCTTGGAGCAATTTTCCATTCGCCACGCAATTGAGTGCGACACCCCCTGACAAGCAAAGGGCCGTCGCGCCCGTTTCCTGCCGGAGGGTCTGAGCCAACTTAAGAACAACCTCTTCGGTGACTACCTGAATGGAAGCAGCCAAATCCATATGGAATTGACTGAGCTCTGTTTCTCCTTTGCGCGGGGGCCTGCCAAACAACTTGTGGAACTTTCGGCCCGTCATACGGAAGCCGCGATGAAACTTGAAGTAACTCAGATCCAGGCGGAATGTTCCATCTGGCTTGATATCAATCAAATGGGACTTGATTTGATCGACAAAACGAGGCTCACCGTAGGGAGCCAAGCCCATCAGCTTGTACTCGCCTGAATTGACCTTGAAACCGCAGTAGTAGGTGAATGCCGAGTAGAGCAGCCCCAGCGAGTGGGGAAAGTTGATCTCCCAGAGAGGACTGAGTTCGGAGCCATCACCCAGCCATGCAGAGGTGGTTGCCCATTCACCGACACCATCCATGCAGAGGACTGCCGCCTTCTCAAACGGGCTGGGATAAAAAGCTGCTCCAGCATGGGAAAGGTGGTGCTCACTGAAGAGCAGCTCAGGCTGCTTGGCATCAGGCTCACCGAGGGCCGCCACTTGTTTTTTTAGCTCAGTCTTGAGAAAGAGTTTTTCTTTCAACCAGACCTGCATCGCTGCCACAAACGAGCGCCCGCCTCGGGGAGCAGCACCCAGATAGGTCTCAAGCAGACGTTCAAACGTCAGCAGTGGCTTTTCGTAGTAGACCACTGCCTCAATATCGCTCAGCTTCAGACCCTGAGACTCAAGGCAATAACGAGCTGCTGACGCAGGAAAGGCAGAATCGTGCTTCTTTCTGGTGAAGCGCTCTTCTTGCGCTGCTGCAACAACTTCACCATCAACCAGCAGAGCTGCGGCACTGTCGTGATAGTAGGCAGAAATCCCAAGGATATTCATACTTCTGACCACCTATTGGGCAAACCTAGGCGACAGCTTGAGCTCCTCAGCCAGGACGCGTGCCAATTGCCGATTGGCGGCAGCCGATGGGTGCCCATCCCCTGGCGTAATCCAAGTGCCCTCGTAGCACTGCTCTAAGGACAGGACCTGATGGGTGTCGAGCACCTTCACACCCCGAGCTCGAAGCCCATTGCCGAAATCAACCGATTGCTGATCGACCGAGCAGCCATAGCGGCCATCGGCCGCAGGAGTTCTTGCCGGCGAGAGGGTCTCATTGACCACAATGAAATCAGCGCCCCTGGCTGCCGCCTTCGCCCGCATCCCCACGATCAATGCAAAATGCCGGCGCTGATTGCGCCGCTCCGTTAGAGCACGGTCCCAAGTTTGCGCCATATCCCTGGTGAAGGGCTCAGCTGAATTGGACAACGTCTGCAAAATATTGCTTGCAGCGTTATGAAAACCCCAACGCTTTCCGCAGCGCAAAAAAGAGCCTTGGTACTGAGGTTTTCCCTCTGCGCTCAACTGATAGCAGGGTCCATGGCGATCCCAGGAATAACGACCGCTGGCACGATTGGCATGATCACCGATCATCCGATAAACGATGTGATCAACTGGTTGATCACCAATACGCTTTTGATAGGTGACTGGGTCATCCAAGAGGCGATAGGCCTGATGGGTGCCGTAGCCATGCATCCCAGCATTGACCACAGGTCGCCCAGCAGCCATCGAAAACAGCGAGGGCAAGGTCTCCTGGTCGTTGAGTCCCTCGCCAAACATGAACGACCCTCCTAGGAAGACAACCAGGGATTGAGCGAGCGGATCAGAGGGTTGAGAAGAAGCACGATTCCCGCGTTCATCAAATGAATAGACGACGTCATAGATCGTCCGCCCAGACGTCTGGCCCAGCAACTTGGCCTTGAGGGGTTGTAGTCCGTTGCGGTAGCGATAGCCGAGTGATTCCTCAGGACCACTCATCCAAGCCCCTTCTGAGGCACTGGTTCCGTAATCAGCAACATGCTTGCCCGGCTCATCAATCACCAGAACCTGTGACGTGGGCTTCGGTGCTGGTTTCTGTGACGCCTGATCACCGTCTTTCCGAGTCGCCACAGGTGCTGGCGGTCGCACAGGCACTGATGGACGTGGCTTCAGCGCGTCAAACCAACCGCTCCGGGCGGCATTCACGGCGGAGAAGGCCAATCCAGCCATAACCGCCGTCATGCCAAGGATCAGAGTGCCGTCCCCCGCAGGTTTCCATCGCCGCAGCCACCGCACCTGACTGAAGGCCAACAACGACAACCCCAGAAGCAGCAGCGGAAGCGTGAAGGCCAAGTTCAGCGCCGCTGATGTCGCAATCGCCGACAACAACAGCAACAGTGCCAACAAGCCAGGGCGGCGTGACATTGAATATCCAAGTTCGATCGCGACGCGGAAGGTTACAGGGATGGGCTCAGCCGCTACCGATCCCTGCGTGCACTGTGGTTTCTGTTTACCCACCTGCGCGAGTTACCGCGTCTTCGGTACGGAGATGGACTCCCCACGGGGACGCATCCATGCCCTCAAAGCGATTGACAATGGAGAGCTCGCGCTCGATCAACAGGTCGCAGCTCATTTCGACACCTGCCTGGGCTGCCTCGCCTGCGTCAGCGCCTGTCCATCGGGTGTTCGCTACGACGAACTGATCGAAGAAACCCGGCCCAAGCTGAACGCTCCGGAACTCAGAAGTCCCTGGCAGCGGAGTTTCCGCAAGCTGTTGTTCTCCCTGCTGCCGTACCCCAACCGGCTGCGACCACTGCTCTTGCTGCTGCGGAGCTACAGCGGCTCGAGTCTTCAAGGCTGGATCAGGCGCAACCGCCTGCTGCGCGTGCTGGGGCCAGAAATCGAAGCGATGGACCGGTTGCTGCCCGAGCTGCCCAAGACCTCAGAAGCGGCGCCATTCCCCACTGTCGTGGCCGCCCAAGGAGCCAAACGCGGACGGGTGGCCTTGGTGCTTGGCTGCGTTCAACGGGTGTTTGACCCTGATGTGAACCAAGCCACCGTTGCTGTTCTCAGCGCCAATGGCTTTGAAGTGGTCATCCCTGAGGAACAGGGCTGCTGTGGAGCCGCCACCCATCACCAAGGAGAACTCGAGCAGACCAAAACGTTGGCGCGCGATCTGATTCAGTCGTTCAAGACCAGCGAACCCGTGGACGCCGTCCTGATCGCCGCCTCAGGCTGCGGACACACCCTGAAGCAGTACGGCCAAATCCTCGCTGGAGAAGCCCAGGCCTCCTTTGAAGCACCCGTCAAAGACGTCCACGAATTCCTCAGCGAAGTGGGCCTGGCGCCCTCCTTTACAGAGCAACTCACACCTCTGACCCATGCGGATGGATCCCCCGCCAGTGCGGAGAGACCGTTGGCGGTGGCCTTCCACGATGCCTGCCACATGATTCACGGGCAAGGGATCAAGGCCGAACCCAGACAGCTCCTGAAGGCCATCCCCCATCTCACTCTCAAAGAAGCGTTGGATGCAGGGGTCTGCTGCGGCAGTGCCGGCATCTACAACCTGGTGCAACCCGAGGCAGCCGCAGAATTGGGTCGGATGAAAGTCACGGATTTGGCGCAAACCGGCGCAGGCCTGGCCGCCAGCTCGAACATCGGCTGCACCCTTCAACTGCGTCAGCACGCCCCAGCAACGCTCGAAGTCCTGCACCCAATGCAGCTGCTCAGCCGCAGTTTTCGGGCAAGCCCTTGAGCTGTTTCAGTACCTGCCCCACCAACTGCTGAGGATGGGGCAAATGCTCCACGCTCGGACGCGCAACAGCCGAAGAGGTGCAGAGCTCAGCAATGGCCTGGGCGAAATCGGCGGCATCACCGCTGCGATGGACCCGGCCGCGTTCGGAGGGTTCCACCAGATCAACAGAGGAGCCCACCTTGTCGCTGCAAACCACATTCAGCCCAAATTGCTGAGCCTCATTGACCACCAATCCCCAGGTCTCCCCTTGGATCGAGGGCAGCACCAAGGTGTCCGCTAGCGCATAAAAGCGACCGAGTTTCTGCTGATTTTGAAAACCCAGCCCGTGCCAGCGACCAGGGATCACAGCCTCCAGTTCAGTCTCCAGGGCTGCTCTCAGCTCGCCGTCTCCAACCACGACAACCACGATCGAATGCAATCGAGGGTCTGCTTTTAAGTGCGCCAGGGCCTGGGGCAGCAGCAAAGGATTTTTGACTGGGCTGATCTTGCCGACGTACAGCAACACATGGTCCTCGGGCTGAATCTGCAGCTCGCGGCGAAGTTGCTGACGCTGCGGCTTCCATTGGGCCACCTGCGCCGCAAAGAAATCCACATCGACCGCATAGCGAGCCAGGCTCTGCTTTTCGAGGGGAATGCCTAAGCGCACGTAGTGCTGCTGCGAGCGGGTGCCGATCGGGAAGACGTGGCGAAAGAGTCCATACCAACGCTTCAAGACCCGATCACGCACCAAGCGCTTCATCCCCGAGCGCTCAAGGGCATGGTCGGTCGTTTCAGCCCGCAGCCAAAGCGTCTGTCTGGCCTGGGCCAACAGAAGGGTGGTGAACTGAATGAACCGCGGGGAGTAGCTAAAGACCAACACTGCATCGGGCTGAAACGCCTGGATCTGCGCTGCTGCTTGGCGGGCAATGGGCCAGGCACCGCTGATGGAGCTCAGGGCCTGCAAGGGCGCCCTGCTGGCAAAGCTCGAGGGAAAGCCTTCGATTGGATTGCTATCCCAGGCAAAAGTCACCCCGAAATCAGGATCTGCGCTGGCCTCTAAGCCGTGGTCGCAGCCGTAAACCACCAGCAACTCCACCTCAGGGTCAGCAGCCAAACCTTGAAAGATCGGTTTGAAGTACTGGATGGGATGGGTGACCAGCGCCGCCAGTCGACGCTTCGTTACCGCCATTGGATCAAACCCAGCAGAGATTTCGCCAGCAAGCTGGAACCCGCACGGAACAAGATCCAGAGGTCAAGGGCCGCCGATCCCCGGGCTAGGTAATACAGA is a genomic window of Synechococcus sp. A10-1-5-1 containing:
- a CDS encoding (Fe-S)-binding protein, giving the protein MGSAATDPCVHCGFCLPTCASYRVFGTEMDSPRGRIHALKAIDNGELALDQQVAAHFDTCLGCLACVSACPSGVRYDELIEETRPKLNAPELRSPWQRSFRKLLFSLLPYPNRLRPLLLLLRSYSGSSLQGWIRRNRLLRVLGPEIEAMDRLLPELPKTSEAAPFPTVVAAQGAKRGRVALVLGCVQRVFDPDVNQATVAVLSANGFEVVIPEEQGCCGAATHHQGELEQTKTLARDLIQSFKTSEPVDAVLIAASGCGHTLKQYGQILAGEAQASFEAPVKDVHEFLSEVGLAPSFTEQLTPLTHADGSPASAERPLAVAFHDACHMIHGQGIKAEPRQLLKAIPHLTLKEALDAGVCCGSAGIYNLVQPEAAAELGRMKVTDLAQTGAGLAASSNIGCTLQLRQHAPATLEVLHPMQLLSRSFRASP
- a CDS encoding glycosyltransferase family 4 protein; amino-acid sequence: MAVTKRRLAALVTHPIQYFKPIFQGLAADPEVELLVVYGCDHGLEASADPDFGVTFAWDSNPIEGFPSSFASRAPLQALSSISGAWPIARQAAAQIQAFQPDAVLVFSYSPRFIQFTTLLLAQARQTLWLRAETTDHALERSGMKRLVRDRVLKRWYGLFRHVFPIGTRSQQHYVRLGIPLEKQSLARYAVDVDFFAAQVAQWKPQRQQLRRELQIQPEDHVLLYVGKISPVKNPLLLPQALAHLKADPRLHSIVVVVVGDGELRAALETELEAVIPGRWHGLGFQNQQKLGRFYALADTLVLPSIQGETWGLVVNEAQQFGLNVVCSDKVGSSVDLVEPSERGRVHRSGDAADFAQAIAELCTSSAVARPSVEHLPHPQQLVGQVLKQLKGLPENCG
- a CDS encoding SxtJ family membrane protein; translated protein: MSQSSHPSKKQLRDFGILLGIVFPVVFGLLIPALKGHHQPLWPFLIGVPSLTLALFAPRALQWPYQGWMKLGHILGWVNSHLILGAVFLIVLQPIAYVMRLTGYDPLKRKRARLQSYREQTKHKSVDLTRIF
- a CDS encoding NADP-dependent isocitrate dehydrogenase, encoding MATFEKLTAPTQGTAIRFENGQPIVPNDPIIPFIRGDGTGVDIWPATQKVLDAAIAKAYGGERRIEWFKVYAGDEACDLYGTYQYLPEDTLEAVRRYGVAIKGPLTTPVGGGIRSLNVALRQIFDLYSCVRPCRYYEGTPSPHKRPQDLDVIVYRENTEDIYMGVEWEANDPVGQELRKHLNEVVIPANGKLGKRQIPEGSGIGIKPVSKDGSQRHIRKAIQHALRMEGKKRHVTLVHKGNIMKFTEGAFRDWGYELATTEFRADCVTERESWILDNADRNPGLSVEANAKMIDPGYDSLTPEKKEAICAEVQGVIDTIGATHGGGKWKQMVMVDDRIADSIFQQIQTRPADYSILATLNLNGDYISDAAAAVVGGLGMAPGANIGDTAAIFEATHGTAPKHAGLDRINPGSVILSGVMMLEYMGWQEAADLVTKGISAAIANQEVTYDLARLMEPPVEPVSCSGFADAVINHFGA
- a CDS encoding carbamoyltransferase, translating into MNILGISAYYHDSAAALLVDGEVVAAAQEERFTRKKHDSAFPASAARYCLESQGLKLSDIEAVVYYEKPLLTFERLLETYLGAAPRGGRSFVAAMQVWLKEKLFLKTELKKQVAALGEPDAKQPELLFSEHHLSHAGAAFYPSPFEKAAVLCMDGVGEWATTSAWLGDGSELSPLWEINFPHSLGLLYSAFTYYCGFKVNSGEYKLMGLAPYGEPRFVDQIKSHLIDIKPDGTFRLDLSYFKFHRGFRMTGRKFHKLFGRPPRKGETELSQFHMDLAASIQVVTEEVVLKLAQTLRQETGATALCLSGGVALNCVANGKLLQAGIFDQIWIQPASGDAGSALGAALVAWHQHFKSSRRPVAGDAMKGTYLGPTFSNSEIRDYLTSIKAPFHALEDPLLFDRLAELLDQGKVVGWFNGRMEFGPRALGARSIIGDPRNQQMQSVMNLKIKYRESFRPFAPSVLEQEVSNQFELNAKSPYMLLVAPVKKELCQPMTAKQDKLFGIEKLNIPRSSLPAITHVDYSARVQTVSDRTNPRYFNLIKAFQRRTGCPTIVNTSFNVRGEPIVCTPQDAYRCFMRTEMDVLVLQNQLLFKDEQPQDEADESWKQEFELD
- a CDS encoding DUF5989 family protein, coding for MEAFLDLLKDVWDFLKVRKKYWLAPLIITIVLMGSLLVFTQGSVVAPFIYSIF
- a CDS encoding heme oxygenase (biliverdin-producing), producing the protein MSVALAAQLREGTKKSHTMAENTGFVSCFLKGVVDKASYRKLVADLYFVYGAMEDEFARLKDNPVLAPIAFEQLNRREALEKDLAYYFGSDWKQTIQPSPSASVYVERIHQVAKESPELLVGHHYTRYLGDLSGGQILKNIAQKAMNLGGDDGLHFYEFDAISDEKAFKGTYRSAMDTLPIDQPMADRIVEEANEAFHLNMNMFKELEGNLVAAIGKVLFGFLTRRQRTGSTETVAA